Proteins from a genomic interval of Danio rerio strain Tuebingen ecotype United States chromosome 4, GRCz12tu, whole genome shotgun sequence:
- the LOC141381789 gene encoding NLR family CARD domain-containing protein 3-like isoform X3, protein MAEERVKDSLSEKHSVRSGSCVSSSVSLKSDWSKGNPPYFSEETPSSAKSVRSGSCVFSSVSLKSDRSRQDYPPNFREETPSAESDEYESADSGDETHRRHKSFTDNLQSIFLNLESKMIRFLKNELEKFKKILQEENRQEFVKDFNENRSSITEAALDLTLFFLREMKQDQAADTLQDELVFINQFKCSLKRKYQSVFEGISQQGDSTLLNNIYTDLYITQGASEQVNTEHEIRQIETASRRHQSLEIQVECKHLFEAAEQDERIRTVLTKGVAGIGKSVSVQKFVLDWAEGKENQDISFIFPLPFREMNLKEKERQSLKDLITQFFPETKGLNLTRSTRFKVLFILDGLDECRLPLNFADNETCRDVSSAVSLDVLLTNLIKGNLLPSALIWITSRPAAASKIPADCIDRLTEIRGFNDAQKEEYFRKRLTDPNQARELIDHIKQSKSLFIMCHIPVFCWISATVLQNILKLKHRAHAETLQESPKTLTQMYTHFLRFQIQQSRRKYDGENTADVSWDPKLILSLGKLAFQQLERHNVIFYESDLKDCGIDVYKASVYSGMCTQIFKEETGIILGTMYCFLHLSIQEFIAALYQHLTLDNKKKHGLFLQISRNKGMTDFLKAAVDKALESENGHLDLYLRFLLGLSLQSNRQLLRGLLTQQDDRDQSKEEIIAYIKQKLEGNLSPERSINLFYCLNELNDQTLLKEIQSHLSRGCLSSARLSPAQWSALVFVLLTSEEELEEFELQKFQRSDECLIRLSAVIKTSKRALLQFCKLTVRSCESLSSALQSSNCVLRELDLSNNDLQDSGVKKLSDGLKSQHCKLETLRLMTCELTADSCESLSSALQSSNCVLRELDLSNNDLQDSGVKKLSDGLKSQYCKLDTIRLVMCNLTVQCCESLSSALQSSNCVLRELDLSNNDLQDSGVKKLSDGLKTVNCKLETLRLSGCMVTEEGCGFLSSALTSNPSHLRELDLSYNHPGDSGVKLLSEQLEDPNYTLDKLNLDHGAETRITAGPRKCSGR, encoded by the exons TGATGAATATGAGTCAGCAGATTCAGGAGACGAGACTCACAGGAGACACAAGAGCTTCACAGACAATCTCCAGTCGATCTTCCTG AATCTTGAGAGTAAAATGATCAGATTTCTGAAGAATGAACTGGAAAAATTTAAGAAAATCTTACAAGAAGAAAACAGACAAGAGTTTGTGAAGGACTTTAATGAGAACAGAAGCAGTAtcacagaagcagctcttgatctcacactcttcttcctgagagagatgaagcaagATCAAGCTGCTGATACTCTCCAGG ATGAGCTGGTATTCATTAATCAGTTTAAATGTAGCCTAAAGAGgaaatatcaaagtgtgtttgaaggaatttctcagcaaggagactccacacttctgaataacatctacacagatctctatatcactcagggtgcgagtgaacaggtcaacactgaacatgagatcagacagattgaaactgcttccagacgtcatcagtcactagagatacaggttgaatgcaaacatttgtttgaagcagctgaacaagacgagcggatcagaactgtcctgacaaaaggagttgctggcatcgggaaatcagtctctgtgcaaaagtttgttctggattgggctgaagggaaagaaaatcaagacatcagcttcatatttcctcttccattcagagagatgaacttaaaggagaaagaaagacaaagtttaaaagacctcataactcagtttttcccagagactaaaggactaaaccttacaagaagcacacgattcaaagtcctgttcatccttgatggattggatgaatgtcgtcttcctctgaactttgctgataatgagacgtgtcgtgatgtatcttcagcagtctctctggatgttctcctgacgaacctcatcaagggaaatctgcttccttctgctctcatctggatcaccagcagaccagcagctgccagtaagattcctgctgactgtatcgaccggctgacagagatacgaggattcaatgatgcccaaaaggaggagtacttcagaaagagactcacagatcCGAATCAGGCCAGAGAActcattgatcacattaaacagtcaaagagtctctttattatgtgccacatcccagtcttctgctggatttcagccactgttctccagaacatactgaaactgaaacacagggctcatgctgaaacactgcaggaatctcccaagactctgacacagatgtacacacactttctccgctttcagatccagcagagcagaagaaagtatgatggagaaaacacagcagatgtctcctgggatccaaagctcatcctttcactggggaaactggccttccagcagctggaaagacacaatgtgatcttctatgagagcgatctgaaagactgtggcattgacgtctataaggcatcggtgtactcaggcatgtgtacccagatctttaaggaggagacgggaatcattcttggtaccatgtactgctttcttcacttgagcattcaggagttcattgcagccctttatcaacatCTGACTCTAGACAACAAGAAGAAGCATGGATTGTTTTTACAGATAAGCAGAAATAAAGGCATGACCGATTTCTTGAAGGCTGCAGTggacaaggctctggaaagtgagaatggGCATCTGGATCTTTACCTTCGCTTCCTTCTCGGTCTGTCACTCCAGTCCAATCGACAActcttacgaggcctgttgacacagcaggatgacagagaccagagcaaagaggaaataattgcctacatcaagcagaaacttgaagggaatctgtctccagagagatccatcaatctgttctactgtctgaatgaactgaacgaccaaactctgctgaaagagattcagtctcaccTCAGTAGAGGATGTCTGTCATCTGCTCGcctttcacctgcccagtggtctgctctggtctttgtgttgttgacctcagaggaggagctggaggagtttgagcttcagaaattccagagatcagacgagtgtctcatcagattatcagcagtcatcaaaacCTCCAAAAGAGCTCT gctacagttctgtaaactcactgttcggtcctgtgagagtttgtcttcagctctacaatcctcaaactgtgtgctgagagagctggacctgagcaacaatgacctgcaggattcaggagtgaagaagctctctgatggactgaagagtcaacactgtaaactggagacactgag ATTGATGACGTGTGAACTTACTGCAGAttcttgtgagagtttgtcttcagctctacaatcctcaaactgtgtgctgagagagctggacctgagtaacaatgacctgcaggattcaggagtgaagaagctctctgatggactgaagagtcaatactgtaaactggacacaatAAG attggtcatgtgtaatctcactgttcagtgctgcgagagtttgtcttcagctctacaatcctcaaactgtgtgctgagagagctggacctgagtaacaatgacctgcaggattcaggagtgaagaaactctctgatggactgaagactgtgaactgtaaactggagacactgag attgtctggctgtatggtgacagaggaaggctgtggttttctgtcttcagctctgacttcaaacccctcacacctgagagagctggatctgagctacaatcatccaggagattcaggagtcaagctgctctctgaacaactggaggatccaaactacacactggacaaactcaa tctggatcatggagcagagacgaggattacagcaggaccacgcaaat GTTCCGGTCGCTGA
- the LOC141381789 gene encoding NACHT, LRR and PYD domains-containing protein 3-like isoform X1: protein MAEERVKDSLSEKHSVRSGSCVSSSVSLKSDWSKGNPPYFSEETPSSAKSVRSGSCVFSSVSLKSDRSRQDYPPNFREETPSAESDEYESADSGDETHRRHKSFTDNLQSIFLNLESKMIRFLKNELEKFKKILQEENRQEFVKDFNENRSSITEAALDLTLFFLREMKQDQAADTLQDELVFINQFKCSLKRKYQSVFEGISQQGDSTLLNNIYTDLYITQGASEQVNTEHEIRQIETASRRHQSLEIQVECKHLFEAAEQDERIRTVLTKGVAGIGKSVSVQKFVLDWAEGKENQDISFIFPLPFREMNLKEKERQSLKDLITQFFPETKGLNLTRSTRFKVLFILDGLDECRLPLNFADNETCRDVSSAVSLDVLLTNLIKGNLLPSALIWITSRPAAASKIPADCIDRLTEIRGFNDAQKEEYFRKRLTDPNQARELIDHIKQSKSLFIMCHIPVFCWISATVLQNILKLKHRAHAETLQESPKTLTQMYTHFLRFQIQQSRRKYDGENTADVSWDPKLILSLGKLAFQQLERHNVIFYESDLKDCGIDVYKASVYSGMCTQIFKEETGIILGTMYCFLHLSIQEFIAALYQHLTLDNKKKHGLFLQISRNKGMTDFLKAAVDKALESENGHLDLYLRFLLGLSLQSNRQLLRGLLTQQDDRDQSKEEIIAYIKQKLEGNLSPERSINLFYCLNELNDQTLLKEIQSHLSRGCLSSARLSPAQWSALVFVLLTSEEELEEFELQKFQRSDECLIRLSAVIKTSKRALLQFCKLTVRSCESLSSALQSSNCVLRELDLSNNDLQDSGVKKLSDGLKSQHCKLETLRLMTCELTADSCESLSSALQSSNCVLRELDLSNNDLQDSGVKKLSDGLKSQYCKLDTIRLVMCNLTVQCCESLSSALQSSNCVLRELDLSNNDLQDSGVKKLSDGLKTVNCKLETLRLSGCMVTEEGCGFLSSALTSNPSHLRELDLSYNHPGDSGVKLLSEQLEDPNYTLDKLNLDHGAETRITAGPRKYVCFLTLDPNTANTQLILSEENREVKSVRENQPYPHHPDRFDVRQVLCRESVCGRCYWEIDWSGHDVVCISVSYKSIRRKGCFECWFGSNAQSWSLCCSSSSFSFIHNNTDTDLPVKPLSRRIGVFVDHSAGTLIFYNIYRDTMSLIHSVQTTFTEPLCAGFWVSSGSSVKLS from the exons TGATGAATATGAGTCAGCAGATTCAGGAGACGAGACTCACAGGAGACACAAGAGCTTCACAGACAATCTCCAGTCGATCTTCCTG AATCTTGAGAGTAAAATGATCAGATTTCTGAAGAATGAACTGGAAAAATTTAAGAAAATCTTACAAGAAGAAAACAGACAAGAGTTTGTGAAGGACTTTAATGAGAACAGAAGCAGTAtcacagaagcagctcttgatctcacactcttcttcctgagagagatgaagcaagATCAAGCTGCTGATACTCTCCAGG ATGAGCTGGTATTCATTAATCAGTTTAAATGTAGCCTAAAGAGgaaatatcaaagtgtgtttgaaggaatttctcagcaaggagactccacacttctgaataacatctacacagatctctatatcactcagggtgcgagtgaacaggtcaacactgaacatgagatcagacagattgaaactgcttccagacgtcatcagtcactagagatacaggttgaatgcaaacatttgtttgaagcagctgaacaagacgagcggatcagaactgtcctgacaaaaggagttgctggcatcgggaaatcagtctctgtgcaaaagtttgttctggattgggctgaagggaaagaaaatcaagacatcagcttcatatttcctcttccattcagagagatgaacttaaaggagaaagaaagacaaagtttaaaagacctcataactcagtttttcccagagactaaaggactaaaccttacaagaagcacacgattcaaagtcctgttcatccttgatggattggatgaatgtcgtcttcctctgaactttgctgataatgagacgtgtcgtgatgtatcttcagcagtctctctggatgttctcctgacgaacctcatcaagggaaatctgcttccttctgctctcatctggatcaccagcagaccagcagctgccagtaagattcctgctgactgtatcgaccggctgacagagatacgaggattcaatgatgcccaaaaggaggagtacttcagaaagagactcacagatcCGAATCAGGCCAGAGAActcattgatcacattaaacagtcaaagagtctctttattatgtgccacatcccagtcttctgctggatttcagccactgttctccagaacatactgaaactgaaacacagggctcatgctgaaacactgcaggaatctcccaagactctgacacagatgtacacacactttctccgctttcagatccagcagagcagaagaaagtatgatggagaaaacacagcagatgtctcctgggatccaaagctcatcctttcactggggaaactggccttccagcagctggaaagacacaatgtgatcttctatgagagcgatctgaaagactgtggcattgacgtctataaggcatcggtgtactcaggcatgtgtacccagatctttaaggaggagacgggaatcattcttggtaccatgtactgctttcttcacttgagcattcaggagttcattgcagccctttatcaacatCTGACTCTAGACAACAAGAAGAAGCATGGATTGTTTTTACAGATAAGCAGAAATAAAGGCATGACCGATTTCTTGAAGGCTGCAGTggacaaggctctggaaagtgagaatggGCATCTGGATCTTTACCTTCGCTTCCTTCTCGGTCTGTCACTCCAGTCCAATCGACAActcttacgaggcctgttgacacagcaggatgacagagaccagagcaaagaggaaataattgcctacatcaagcagaaacttgaagggaatctgtctccagagagatccatcaatctgttctactgtctgaatgaactgaacgaccaaactctgctgaaagagattcagtctcaccTCAGTAGAGGATGTCTGTCATCTGCTCGcctttcacctgcccagtggtctgctctggtctttgtgttgttgacctcagaggaggagctggaggagtttgagcttcagaaattccagagatcagacgagtgtctcatcagattatcagcagtcatcaaaacCTCCAAAAGAGCTCT gctacagttctgtaaactcactgttcggtcctgtgagagtttgtcttcagctctacaatcctcaaactgtgtgctgagagagctggacctgagcaacaatgacctgcaggattcaggagtgaagaagctctctgatggactgaagagtcaacactgtaaactggagacactgag ATTGATGACGTGTGAACTTACTGCAGAttcttgtgagagtttgtcttcagctctacaatcctcaaactgtgtgctgagagagctggacctgagtaacaatgacctgcaggattcaggagtgaagaagctctctgatggactgaagagtcaatactgtaaactggacacaatAAG attggtcatgtgtaatctcactgttcagtgctgcgagagtttgtcttcagctctacaatcctcaaactgtgtgctgagagagctggacctgagtaacaatgacctgcaggattcaggagtgaagaaactctctgatggactgaagactgtgaactgtaaactggagacactgag attgtctggctgtatggtgacagaggaaggctgtggttttctgtcttcagctctgacttcaaacccctcacacctgagagagctggatctgagctacaatcatccaggagattcaggagtcaagctgctctctgaacaactggaggatccaaactacacactggacaaactcaa tctggatcatggagcagagacgaggattacagcaggaccacgcaaat atgtctgtttcctcactctggatccaaacacagcaaacactcaactcattctgtctgaggagaacagagaggtgaagagtgtgagagagaatcagccgtatcctcatcatccagacagatttgatgttcgtcaggtgttgtgcagagagagtgtgtgtggacgctgttactgggagattgactggagtggacaTGATGttgtgtgtatatcagtgtcatataagagcatcaggaggaagggatgTTTTGAGTGTTGGTTTGGaagtaatgctcagtcctggagtttgtgctgctcttcctccagtttcTCATTCATACACAATAACACAgacactgatctcccagtgaagccgctcagcaggagaataggagtgtttgtggatcacagtgcaggaactctgatcttctacaacatctatagagacacaatgagcctcatccactcagtccagaccacattcactgagccgctctgtgctgggTTCTGGGTTAgttctggatcatcagtgaaactgagctga
- the LOC141381789 gene encoding NACHT, LRR and PYD domains-containing protein 3-like isoform X2, which produces MAEERVKDSLSEKHSVRSGSCVFSSVSLKSDRSRQDYPPNFREETPSAESDEYESADSGDETHRRHKSFTDNLQSIFLNLESKMIRFLKNELEKFKKILQEENRQEFVKDFNENRSSITEAALDLTLFFLREMKQDQAADTLQDELVFINQFKCSLKRKYQSVFEGISQQGDSTLLNNIYTDLYITQGASEQVNTEHEIRQIETASRRHQSLEIQVECKHLFEAAEQDERIRTVLTKGVAGIGKSVSVQKFVLDWAEGKENQDISFIFPLPFREMNLKEKERQSLKDLITQFFPETKGLNLTRSTRFKVLFILDGLDECRLPLNFADNETCRDVSSAVSLDVLLTNLIKGNLLPSALIWITSRPAAASKIPADCIDRLTEIRGFNDAQKEEYFRKRLTDPNQARELIDHIKQSKSLFIMCHIPVFCWISATVLQNILKLKHRAHAETLQESPKTLTQMYTHFLRFQIQQSRRKYDGENTADVSWDPKLILSLGKLAFQQLERHNVIFYESDLKDCGIDVYKASVYSGMCTQIFKEETGIILGTMYCFLHLSIQEFIAALYQHLTLDNKKKHGLFLQISRNKGMTDFLKAAVDKALESENGHLDLYLRFLLGLSLQSNRQLLRGLLTQQDDRDQSKEEIIAYIKQKLEGNLSPERSINLFYCLNELNDQTLLKEIQSHLSRGCLSSARLSPAQWSALVFVLLTSEEELEEFELQKFQRSDECLIRLSAVIKTSKRALLQFCKLTVRSCESLSSALQSSNCVLRELDLSNNDLQDSGVKKLSDGLKSQHCKLETLRLMTCELTADSCESLSSALQSSNCVLRELDLSNNDLQDSGVKKLSDGLKSQYCKLDTIRLVMCNLTVQCCESLSSALQSSNCVLRELDLSNNDLQDSGVKKLSDGLKTVNCKLETLRLSGCMVTEEGCGFLSSALTSNPSHLRELDLSYNHPGDSGVKLLSEQLEDPNYTLDKLNLDHGAETRITAGPRKYVCFLTLDPNTANTQLILSEENREVKSVRENQPYPHHPDRFDVRQVLCRESVCGRCYWEIDWSGHDVVCISVSYKSIRRKGCFECWFGSNAQSWSLCCSSSSFSFIHNNTDTDLPVKPLSRRIGVFVDHSAGTLIFYNIYRDTMSLIHSVQTTFTEPLCAGFWVSSGSSVKLS; this is translated from the exons TGATGAATATGAGTCAGCAGATTCAGGAGACGAGACTCACAGGAGACACAAGAGCTTCACAGACAATCTCCAGTCGATCTTCCTG AATCTTGAGAGTAAAATGATCAGATTTCTGAAGAATGAACTGGAAAAATTTAAGAAAATCTTACAAGAAGAAAACAGACAAGAGTTTGTGAAGGACTTTAATGAGAACAGAAGCAGTAtcacagaagcagctcttgatctcacactcttcttcctgagagagatgaagcaagATCAAGCTGCTGATACTCTCCAGG ATGAGCTGGTATTCATTAATCAGTTTAAATGTAGCCTAAAGAGgaaatatcaaagtgtgtttgaaggaatttctcagcaaggagactccacacttctgaataacatctacacagatctctatatcactcagggtgcgagtgaacaggtcaacactgaacatgagatcagacagattgaaactgcttccagacgtcatcagtcactagagatacaggttgaatgcaaacatttgtttgaagcagctgaacaagacgagcggatcagaactgtcctgacaaaaggagttgctggcatcgggaaatcagtctctgtgcaaaagtttgttctggattgggctgaagggaaagaaaatcaagacatcagcttcatatttcctcttccattcagagagatgaacttaaaggagaaagaaagacaaagtttaaaagacctcataactcagtttttcccagagactaaaggactaaaccttacaagaagcacacgattcaaagtcctgttcatccttgatggattggatgaatgtcgtcttcctctgaactttgctgataatgagacgtgtcgtgatgtatcttcagcagtctctctggatgttctcctgacgaacctcatcaagggaaatctgcttccttctgctctcatctggatcaccagcagaccagcagctgccagtaagattcctgctgactgtatcgaccggctgacagagatacgaggattcaatgatgcccaaaaggaggagtacttcagaaagagactcacagatcCGAATCAGGCCAGAGAActcattgatcacattaaacagtcaaagagtctctttattatgtgccacatcccagtcttctgctggatttcagccactgttctccagaacatactgaaactgaaacacagggctcatgctgaaacactgcaggaatctcccaagactctgacacagatgtacacacactttctccgctttcagatccagcagagcagaagaaagtatgatggagaaaacacagcagatgtctcctgggatccaaagctcatcctttcactggggaaactggccttccagcagctggaaagacacaatgtgatcttctatgagagcgatctgaaagactgtggcattgacgtctataaggcatcggtgtactcaggcatgtgtacccagatctttaaggaggagacgggaatcattcttggtaccatgtactgctttcttcacttgagcattcaggagttcattgcagccctttatcaacatCTGACTCTAGACAACAAGAAGAAGCATGGATTGTTTTTACAGATAAGCAGAAATAAAGGCATGACCGATTTCTTGAAGGCTGCAGTggacaaggctctggaaagtgagaatggGCATCTGGATCTTTACCTTCGCTTCCTTCTCGGTCTGTCACTCCAGTCCAATCGACAActcttacgaggcctgttgacacagcaggatgacagagaccagagcaaagaggaaataattgcctacatcaagcagaaacttgaagggaatctgtctccagagagatccatcaatctgttctactgtctgaatgaactgaacgaccaaactctgctgaaagagattcagtctcaccTCAGTAGAGGATGTCTGTCATCTGCTCGcctttcacctgcccagtggtctgctctggtctttgtgttgttgacctcagaggaggagctggaggagtttgagcttcagaaattccagagatcagacgagtgtctcatcagattatcagcagtcatcaaaacCTCCAAAAGAGCTCT gctacagttctgtaaactcactgttcggtcctgtgagagtttgtcttcagctctacaatcctcaaactgtgtgctgagagagctggacctgagcaacaatgacctgcaggattcaggagtgaagaagctctctgatggactgaagagtcaacactgtaaactggagacactgag ATTGATGACGTGTGAACTTACTGCAGAttcttgtgagagtttgtcttcagctctacaatcctcaaactgtgtgctgagagagctggacctgagtaacaatgacctgcaggattcaggagtgaagaagctctctgatggactgaagagtcaatactgtaaactggacacaatAAG attggtcatgtgtaatctcactgttcagtgctgcgagagtttgtcttcagctctacaatcctcaaactgtgtgctgagagagctggacctgagtaacaatgacctgcaggattcaggagtgaagaaactctctgatggactgaagactgtgaactgtaaactggagacactgag attgtctggctgtatggtgacagaggaaggctgtggttttctgtcttcagctctgacttcaaacccctcacacctgagagagctggatctgagctacaatcatccaggagattcaggagtcaagctgctctctgaacaactggaggatccaaactacacactggacaaactcaa tctggatcatggagcagagacgaggattacagcaggaccacgcaaat atgtctgtttcctcactctggatccaaacacagcaaacactcaactcattctgtctgaggagaacagagaggtgaagagtgtgagagagaatcagccgtatcctcatcatccagacagatttgatgttcgtcaggtgttgtgcagagagagtgtgtgtggacgctgttactgggagattgactggagtggacaTGATGttgtgtgtatatcagtgtcatataagagcatcaggaggaagggatgTTTTGAGTGTTGGTTTGGaagtaatgctcagtcctggagtttgtgctgctcttcctccagtttcTCATTCATACACAATAACACAgacactgatctcccagtgaagccgctcagcaggagaataggagtgtttgtggatcacagtgcaggaactctgatcttctacaacatctatagagacacaatgagcctcatccactcagtccagaccacattcactgagccgctctgtgctgggTTCTGGGTTAgttctggatcatcagtgaaactgagctga